Proteins from a single region of Struthio camelus isolate bStrCam1 chromosome W, bStrCam1.hap1, whole genome shotgun sequence:
- the LOC104150501 gene encoding zinc finger protein 462-like isoform X7, which yields MEVLQCDGCDFRAPSYEDLKAHIQDVHTAFLQPTDVSEESPSQPRSGSMNASNQTEVEFSSVKDEFTIADEIAGQNATTQTGPGSYYSQSQSIYAQHMAPNPKPANKFFQCKFCVRYFRSKNLLIEHTRKVHGAQVGGSSVGSHAAGSLHYNIMMHEGFGKVFSCQFCTYKSPRRARIIKHQKMYHKNNLKESSTPPAGAAAVSELASASVPVQEPCKELPAEVVERSILESMVKPLTKSRGNFCCEWCSYQTPRRERWCDHMMKKHRSMVKILSNLRQQQDGTSAPDVQNKSAQNASPNSNYISMNMTGRDMSNASNFRSSTGNSLIRPNSSTSSKFSSVSYPQMKSKSPQNSIVVNLSDRSRYGVADVTNSSADLETSSMLNDSSSDDEELNEADSENGLNSVDHQTLGMSAEQLMGSDGNKLLETKGIPFRRYMNRFQCPFCPFLTMHRRSISRHIENIHLSGKTAIYKCDECPFTCKSSLKLGAHRQCHAGTTSEWDTLNSQSENIISLNDNTVSYESGNINGRKSAGMMEPVQQQQQLPQPHSQHPYKCTMCNYSTTTLKGLRVHQQHKHSFCDNLPKYDGPPSNTQQESEVDAHTSASTVKKSQTSILGLSSKNNFVAKAARKVSNDCPLDLSPVKKRTRIDEIASNLQSKINQNKQQEDAVINVEDDEEEEEDNEVEIEVELDREEEQTEPMMEVSSSYAPQQMWGREINESQKEANFRNMQHDYNSTNGAEIELTLSEDEEDYYSSVSMKDQQSPNTSALGSQPNMYGPDQNNENVEFNDSGRLYYCKHCDFSNKSARSVSTHYQRMHPYIKFSFRYILDPNDHSAVYRCLECYIDYTNFEDLQQHYGEHHPEAMNVLNFDHSDLIYRCRFCSYTSPNVRSLMPHYQRMHPTVKINNAMIFSSYVVEQQEGLNTESQTLREILNSAPKTMATSTPMAHGASVPAGFNRSATKSFSPECENQKTPSVNTVVVYDCDVCSFASPNMHSVLVHYQKKHPEEKASYFRIQKTMRIASVDRGSALAQMSFEMGVHISPKVSNLASQPPPPPPPPPPDLAPELYYCKHCSYSNRSVVGVLVHYQKRHPEIKVTAKYIRQAPPTAAMMKAGELPSEIQRLPVSMQQLSRGSSESSVNPLENEMFFCQHCDYGNRTVKGVLIHYQKKHRDFKANADVIRQHTATIRSLCDRNQKKSSGSMPARTSSTEQDKTKLRALKCRQCSYTSPYFYALRKHIKKDHPNLKATVTSILRWAFLDGLIESGYHCEWCIYSHTEPSGLLVHYQRRHPEHYVDYTYMATKLWAGPDPSPPTLAMPTEAKTYKCRDCIFEASSIWDITNHYQAFHPWAMNGDESVLLDIIKEKDAAEKTGAQLDEVGAGINSENQVTSQMDQAVEDPSLSQEKTVQLASANPAISSTPYQCTVCQSEYNNLHGLLTHYGKKHPGMKVKAADFAQDIDINSGAVYKCRHCPYINTRIHGVLTHYQKRHPSIKVTAEDFVHDVEQSNDITQNDVEETSRIFKQGYGAYRCKLCPYTHGTLEKLKIHYEKYHNQPEFDVFAQSPPKVSASVEPDMVPEIKASPEIVAEGVGEVSVPAPHFSSSHLVSHTVFRCQLCKYFCSTRKGIARHYRIKHNNVRAQPEGKNNLFKCALCSYTNPIRKGLAAHYQKRHDIDAYYTHCLAASRTVSDKPNKVIIPSPPKDDAPQLSEELRRAVEKKKCSLCSFQSFSKKGIVSHYMKRHPGVFPKKQHASKLGGYFTVVYADEHEKSTPAEERNDFERPDVDSEAQEIEWLPFRCIKCFKLSFSTAELLCMHYTDHHSKDFKRDFTILGSGTRSHNAVYQCKHCDTKLHSTAELTSHLSSHNEEFQKRAKRQERRKQLLSKQKYADGTFADFKQERAFGHLEDASKLKERKVVGYKCKFCVEVHPTLRAICNHLRKHVQYGNVSSASATVKEAEDSSSTTLEGFEGTKDPGIVEFTEAESGASLEDETRRGGYHCSQCDRVLMSMQGLRSHERSHLALAMFTREDKYSCQYCSFVSAFRHNLDRHMQTHHGHHKPFRCKLCPFKSSYNSRLKTHILKAHAVSSSAIYHRITEWFRLEGTSGDHLVQPPCSSRVT from the exons ATGGAGGTGCTGCAGTGTGACGGTTGTGATTTCCGAGCTCCATCCTATGAAGACCTAAAAGCTCACATTCAGGATGTTCACACTGCTTTTCTGCAGCCAACAGATGTCTCTGAGGAAAGCCCTAGCCAACCAAGGTCTGGCTCTATGAATGCTAGCAACCAGACCGAGGttgaattttcttctgtaaaggaTGAGTTTACAATTGCAGATGAAATAGCAG gGCAAAATGCAACAACTCAGACTGGGCCTGGAAGTTATTATAGCCAGAGCCAAAGTATTTACGCTCAGCACATGGCTCCAAATCCTAAACCAGCTAACAAGTTTTTCCAGTGCAAATTCTGTGTGCGTTACTTCCGATCTAAAAACCTCCTCATAGAGCACACCCGCAAGGTTCATGGAGCACAAGTCGGGGGGAGCTCAGTAGGGTCACATGCTGCTGGATCCTTACATTACAACATCATGATGCACGAGGGGTTTGGCAAAGTTTTCTCTTGCCAGTTCTGCACCTACAAATCACCAAGGCGCGCAAGGATTATTAAGCACCAGAAAATGTATCACAAAAACAACCTGAAGGAGAGTTCAACTCCCCCTGCTGGTGCCGCTGCTGTATCTGAATTGGCATCTGCCTCTGTGCCAGTGCAGGAGCCCTGCAAGGAATTGCCCGCGGAGGTGGTAGAACGGAGCATTTTGGAGTCCATGGTCAAGCCTCTAACAAAGTCCAGGGGCAACTTTTGCTGTGAATGGTGCAGCTACCAGACACCTCGAAGGGAGCGCTGGTGTGACCATATGATGAAGAAGCACCGCAGCATGGTAAAAATACTGTCAAACTTGAGGCAGCAACAAGACGGAACCAGTGCACCCGATGTGCAGAATAAGAGTGCCCAGAATGCCTCCCCAAACTCTAATTATATCTCCATGAATATGACAGGACGTGATATGTCAAATGCCTCAAACTTCAGAAGCTCTACGGGCAATTCCCTTATCAGGCCCAACTCTTCTACATCCTCCAAGTTTTCTAGTGTGTCTTATCCTCAAATGAAGTCTAAGTCACCTCAAAACTCGATTGTAGTTAATTTGTCAGACAGATCCCGCTATGGAGTTGCTGACGTGACAAATTCTTCTGCTGACTTGGAAACAAGCAGTATGCTAAATGACTCTAGCTCAGATGACGAAGAGCTAAATGAAGCAGACAGCGAGAATGGCTTGAACTCTGTGGATCACCAGACCTTAGGAATGTCTGCAGAGCAACTGATGGGGTCTGATGGCAACAAGCTGTTGGAAACAAAGGGGATTCCCTTTAGAAGATACATGAACAGGTTCCAATGTCCTTTTTGCCCTTTCCTCACGATGCATCGCCGAAGCATCTCCCGTCACATTGAGAACATTCACCTGTCTGGGAAGACGGCTATATACAAATGCGATGAATGCCCTTTCACCTGTAAAAGTTCGTTAAAGCTTGGAGCTCATAGGCAGTGTCATGCAGGCACAACATCAGAGTGGGACACCTTGAATTCTCAGAGTGAAAATATCATCTCTTTGAATGACAACACAGTTTCTTATGAGAGTGGAAATATAAATGGTAGGAAGTCAGCTGGGATGATGGAGCCagtgcagcaacagcagcagttgCCTCAACCCCATTCACAGCATCCCTATAAGTGCACAATGTGCAACTATTCCACCACTACTTTGAAAGGCCTCAGAGTTCATCAGCAGCACAAGCACTCATTTTGTGACAACTTGCCAAAATACGATGGACCACCATCCAACACGCAACAAGAGAGTGAGGTAGATGCTCATACCTCTGCCAGCACGGTGAAGAAAAGCCAGACCTCAATTCTTGGGCTCTCGtctaaaaataactttgttgCTAAGGCTGCTCGGAAGGTGTCAAATGACTGCCCTTTGGATCTCTCACCGGTGAAGAAAAGAACTAGAATTGATGAAATAGCAAGCAACCTGCAGAGCAAAATcaaccaaaacaaacagcaagaagATGCTGTGATTAATGTAGAGgatgatgaggaagaggaggaagacaatGAGGTGGAGATAGAAGTGGAATTAGACAGAGAAGAAGAACAAACAGAACCAATGATGGAGGTTTCTAGTTCGTATGCACCTCAGCAAATGTGGGGGAGAGAGATTAATGAGTCCCAGAAGGAGGCAAACTTCAGAAACATGCAGCATGATTATAATTCCACCAATGGAGCAGAGATTGAGCTCACTTtatctgaagatgaggaagacTATTATTCTTCCGTTAGCATGAAAGACCAACAGAGCCCTAACACCTCTGCTCTGGGGAGCCAGCCAAATATGTATGGCCCTGACCAGAACAATGAAAACGTGGAGTTTAACGACTCTGGCAGGCTTTATTATTGTAAACACTGTGATTTCAGCAACAAATCTGCCAGGAGTGTTAGCACCCACTACCAACGGATGCATCCCTACATTAAATTCAGCTTTAGGTATATCTTGGATCCCAATGATCACAGTGCAGTATACCGATGCCTTGAGTGTTATATTGACTACACAAACTTTGAAGATCTGCAGCAACACTATGGAGAGCATCACCCTGAAGCTATGAACGTACTGAACTTTGATCACTCTGATCTGATCTACCGCTGTCGCTTCTGTTCTTATACGAGCCCAAATGTTAGAAGCCTGATGCCACATTACCAAAGAATGCATCCAACAGTGAAAATTAACAACGCAATGATATTTTCAAGCTATGTTGTTGAACAGCAAGAGGGACTAAACACAGAGTCTCAGACACTGAGAGAGATCTTGAATTCTGCTCCAAAAACTATGGCAACCTCCACCCCCATGGCTCATGGGGCTAGTGTGCCAGCAGGTTTTAACAGAAGTGCCACAAAGAGTTTTAGTCCTGAATGTGAAAATCAGAAGACACCTTCAGTCAATACTGTGGTTGTTTATGACTGTGACGTGTGTTCATTTGCGAGCCCCAACATGCATTCTGTTCTGGTGCATTACCAGAAAAAACACCCTGAAGAAAAAGCATCATATTTCAGAATTCAGAAGACCATGCGTATAGCTTCTGTTGACAGGGGCTCTGCCCTGGCTCAAATGTCTTTTGAGATGGGGGTGCACATCTCCCCAAAAGTGTCCAACTTGGCTTCCCAACctccaccacctcccccccctccacccccagacCTTGCTCCTGAACTCTACTATTGCAAACACTGTTCATACAGCAACCGCTCAGTTGTGGGAGTGCTTGTTCACTACCAGAAAAGGCACCCAGAAATAAAGGTCACTGCCAAGTACATCAGACAAGCACCCCCTACTGCAGCAATGATGAAGGCTGGTGAGCTGCCATCTGAGATTCAGAGGCTGCCAGTGTCGATGCAACAGTTGAGTCGGGGCAGTTCTGAGAGCTCTGTGAATCCCCTTGAGAATGAAATGTTCTTCTGCCAGCACTGTGATTATGGAAACCGGACTGTGAAAGGTGTGCTCATTCATTATCAAAAGAAGCATCGTGATTTCAAAGCCAACGCAGATGTGATTAGGCAGCATACAGCCACCATTAGAAGCCTTTGCGATCGCAACCAGAAGAAATCATCTGGCAGCATGCCTGCTCGCACCTCCAGCACTGAACAGGACAAGACAAAGCTGAGAGCCCTCAAATGCAGGCAGTGTAGCTACACATCGCCTTACTTCTATGCATTGAGGAAGCATATTAAGAAAGACCACCCGAATCTGAAGGCCACAGTCACGTCTATTCTGAGATGGGCGTTTTTGGATGGCTTGATAGAATCTGGTTATCACTGTGAATGGTGCATTTATTCACATACAGAACCAAGTGGTTTGCTTGTGCACTACCAAAGGAGGCATCCTGAACATTATGTTGACTATACATATATGGCAACTAAACTCTGGGCGGGTCCGGATCCTTCCCCTCCTACCCTAGCGATGCCAACAGAGGCAAAGACCTATAAATGCAGAGACTGTATTTTTGAAGCATCTTCCATTTGGGATATTACTAATCATTACCAGGCTTTTCACCCTTGGGCCAtgaatggggatgaatctgtatTGTTAGATATCATTAAGGAGAAAGATGCTGCTGAGAAAACTGGTGCACAGCTTGATGAAGTTGGGGCCGGGATTAATTCGGAAAACCAGGTAACATCACAGATGGATCAGGCTGTGGAGGACCCCAGCCTTTCCCAGGAAAAAACTGTCCAGCTGGCTTCTGCAAACCCTGCTATCTCCTCCACTCCATATCAGTGTACAGTTTGCCAGTCTGAGTACAATAACTTGCATGGCCTCCTGACACATTATGGCAAAAAGCATCCTGGCATGAAAGTGAAAGCTGCTGACTTTGCACAAGACATAGACATTAACTCAGGGGCTGTGTATAAGTGCAGGCATTGCCCATACATTAACACACGCATTCATGGTGTCCTCACACACTACCAGAAACGACACCCATCAATAAAGGTCACTGCTGAAGACTTTGTGCATGACGTGGAACAGTCGAATGACATCACCCAGAATGATGTGGAAGAGACAAGTAGGATTTTCAAGCAAGGATATGGTGCATACCGGTGCAAACTATGCCCTTACACCCATGGCACATTGGAGAAGCTCAAAATTCACTATGAGAAATACCATAATCAGCCTGAATTTGATGTTTTTGCTCAGTCACCGCCAAAGGTGTCTGCCTCAGTGGAACCAGACATGGTGCCTGAAATCAAGGCCTCCCCAGAAATTGTTGCTGAGGGTGTTGGAGAAGTCTCTGTCCCAGCACCTCATTTCTCCAGTTCTCACTTAGTGTCTCACACAGTGTTCCGATGTCAGCTCTGTAAATACTTCTGTTCCACCCGGAAGGGGATAGCCAGGCACTACCGCATCAAACACAACAATGTTCGAGCGCAACCAGAAGGCAAGAACAACCTCTTCAAGTGTGCTTTGTGTTCTTACACCAACCCTATCCGCAAAGGGCTTGCAGCACACTACCAGAAAAGGCATGACATTGATGCTTACTATACCCACTGCTTAGCAGCCTCCAGGACAGTAAGCGACAAACCCAATAAAGTGATCATTCCATCTCCTCCCAAAGATGATGCTCCTCAGTTAagtgaggagctgaggagggctgtGGAGAAGAAGAAATGTTCACTTTGTTCCTTCCAGTCTTTTAGCAAAAAAGGCATTGTGTCCCACTACATGAAGCGTCACCCTGGTGTTTTTCCTAAGAAGCAGCATGCGAGCAAGCTGGGGGGTTATTTCACTGTTGTATATGCTGATGAGCATGAAAAGTCAACTCCAGCTGAGGAAAGGAATGACTTTGAAAGGCCTGATGTGGACAGTGAGGCTCAGGAAATTGAGTGGCTTCCCTTCAGGTGCATAAAATGTTTCAAGCTCTCcttcagcacagcagagctgctgtgcatGCATTACACTGACCACCACAGCAAGGATTTCAAGAGAGACTTTACCATACTGGGAAGTGGCACCCGCTCTCATAATGCTGTCTACCAGTGCAAGCACTGTGATACTAAATTGCATAGCACAGCAGAGCTGACCTCACACTTGAGTAGTCACAACGAGGAATTCCAGAAGCGTGCCAAACGTCAGGAGAGGAGGAAACAGCTTCTGAGCAAGCAGAAATATGCAGATGGCACTTTTGCGGATTTCAAACAAGAGAGG GCTTTTGGACACTTGGAAGATGCTTCAAAACTTAAGGAGAGGAAAGTGGTTGGCTACAAATGTAAATTTTGTGTGGAAGTTCATCCAACACTTCGAGCCATCTGTAATCACCTCCGTAAGCATGTGCAGTACGGTAATGTTTCTTCTGCATCAGCTACAGTAAAG GAAGCTGAAGATTCTTCAAGCACAACTTTGGAGGGTTTTGAGGGAACCAAAGACCCTGGCATTGTGGAATTTACAGAAGCTGAATCTGGAGCATCCTTGGAAGATGAAACCAGGCGTGGGGGCTACCACTGCAGCCAGTGTGACCGGGTTTTGATGTCTATGCAGGGTCTGCGATCTCATGAGAGGAGTCACTTGGCTCTGGCCATGTTTACCCGAGAAGACAAGTACAGCTGCCAGTATTGCTcctttgtctctgctttcaggcacaa